The following are encoded in a window of Acidobacteriota bacterium genomic DNA:
- a CDS encoding S9 family peptidase, translating to MNAYLRRYRVGVVVLLALSLSLSSSLTAPAYSQTKRNITELDLFKFNWLADPQISPDGARVAFVKVWVNQKTNTYDSALWVVPTNAQAGGGPNAEKPRQLTAGPRDTTPRWSPDGKTLAFTRSAEKEGKPQPPQIYLMSFDGGEAQPLTEMPRGAGAFEWSPDGKTIAFQSTDEGKPEKPMTEAGGELKEKDKAPERVSDVRVINKATYRSNGPGYLNPKTHAHIWTVSVPATLSEVAKAKQLTKGNWDEGSVKWSPDGTRLYFIARRVAEAYYEQPHTDLYSIDLNGGDEKKVLSFDGGMRGYDFSNDGKRISFGGSLSTVPVLSYKQPDLFVADNTVGATAKNLTEKYDFDIGGGIGGDQSAPRGGSPGSALWSKDDRTLIVNVAEQGHANLKRIDAATGAVTPLTTGDHSVQAYSATPDASKLALLISTSVNIGDLFLLDAASGKLTQLTDINKDLFSQLNLTHPEEFWYTSFDGKRIQGWIQKPPNFDATKKYPFILEIHGGPHSAYGFTFTHEFQWMAAKGYVVLYTNPRGSTSYGQDFGNIIQYNYPGDDHKDLMAGVDEVLKRGYVDESKLGVTGGSGGGVLTNWAVGHTNRFKAAVSQRSIADWAGFWYTADFTLFQPTWFKAAPWEDPEDFTKRSPLTYIKNVTTPMMFIEGEADYRTPPADGGEMMFRALKYKKVPTVMVRFPGESHELSRSGAPWHRVERLQHIVNWFDIYLQDKPLKLYEVE from the coding sequence ATGAACGCCTATTTACGCCGTTACCGCGTCGGTGTGGTTGTGCTGCTCGCGTTGAGTCTGAGCCTGAGTTCGAGTTTAACTGCGCCCGCCTATAGCCAGACCAAGCGCAACATCACCGAGCTGGACTTGTTCAAGTTCAACTGGCTTGCCGATCCGCAAATCTCGCCCGATGGCGCGCGCGTCGCGTTCGTCAAGGTCTGGGTGAATCAGAAAACCAATACTTACGATTCAGCATTGTGGGTGGTGCCGACCAATGCCCAAGCAGGCGGTGGCCCAAACGCCGAGAAGCCGCGGCAATTGACCGCCGGACCGCGCGACACCACGCCACGTTGGTCACCGGATGGCAAGACGCTGGCGTTCACACGCTCTGCTGAAAAGGAAGGCAAGCCGCAACCGCCGCAAATTTATCTGATGTCGTTTGATGGTGGCGAAGCGCAGCCATTGACTGAAATGCCACGCGGTGCGGGCGCGTTTGAATGGTCGCCCGACGGCAAGACGATTGCCTTTCAATCCACCGACGAAGGCAAGCCCGAAAAGCCGATGACCGAGGCCGGCGGCGAGCTGAAAGAGAAAGACAAAGCGCCCGAACGTGTCAGCGATGTGCGCGTCATCAACAAGGCGACCTATCGCTCGAACGGCCCCGGCTATCTCAATCCGAAAACGCACGCGCATATTTGGACGGTTAGTGTACCGGCGACACTTAGTGAAGTCGCCAAAGCTAAACAACTGACCAAAGGCAATTGGGATGAAGGTAGCGTCAAATGGTCGCCCGATGGCACGCGGCTCTATTTCATCGCGCGCCGCGTGGCCGAAGCCTATTACGAACAGCCGCACACCGATCTTTATTCGATTGATCTCAACGGCGGCGACGAAAAGAAGGTGCTGAGCTTTGACGGCGGCATGCGCGGTTACGATTTCAGTAACGACGGCAAGCGTATTTCTTTTGGCGGTTCGCTCTCGACAGTGCCCGTGCTGTCTTATAAACAACCTGACTTGTTTGTCGCTGATAACACGGTCGGCGCGACGGCCAAAAACCTGACCGAGAAATACGACTTCGACATCGGCGGCGGCATCGGCGGCGATCAGAGTGCGCCGCGCGGCGGCAGCCCCGGCAGCGCGCTGTGGAGCAAAGACGACCGCACGTTAATCGTCAATGTCGCTGAACAGGGGCACGCCAACCTGAAACGTATTGACGCGGCCACCGGCGCTGTCACGCCGCTCACGACCGGCGATCATTCCGTGCAGGCCTATTCGGCCACGCCCGATGCCTCAAAGCTGGCGTTGCTGATTTCGACTTCGGTCAACATCGGCGATTTGTTTCTGCTGGATGCGGCCAGCGGCAAGCTGACGCAACTGACCGACATCAACAAAGACCTGTTCTCACAACTCAACCTCACGCATCCCGAAGAGTTCTGGTACACCAGTTTTGACGGCAAACGCATTCAAGGGTGGATTCAGAAGCCGCCCAATTTCGACGCGACGAAAAAGTATCCATTCATTCTCGAAATCCACGGCGGCCCGCACTCGGCCTATGGCTTCACCTTCACGCACGAGTTTCAGTGGATGGCGGCGAAGGGCTACGTCGTGCTCTACACCAACCCGCGCGGCTCGACGAGCTATGGGCAGGATTTCGGCAACATCATCCAGTACAACTACCCCGGCGACGATCACAAAGATTTGATGGCGGGCGTGGATGAAGTCTTGAAGCGCGGTTATGTGGACGAAAGCAAGCTGGGCGTGACGGGCGGCAGCGGCGGCGGTGTACTGACGAATTGGGCGGTGGGCCACACCAACCGCTTCAAGGCGGCAGTCTCGCAACGTTCCATCGCTGATTGGGCGGGTTTCTGGTACACGGCGGATTTCACGCTCTTCCAACCGACCTGGTTCAAAGCCGCGCCCTGGGAAGACCCCGAAGATTTCACCAAACGTTCGCCGCTCACTTACATCAAAAACGTCACCACGCCGATGATGTTCATCGAGGGCGAAGCCGATTACCGCACGCCCCCGGCGGATGGCGGCGAGATGATGTTCCGCGCGTTGAAGTACAAGAAAGTGCCCACGGTGATGGTGCGCTTCCCCGGCGAATCGCACGAGCTGTCGCGGTCGGGCGCGCCCTGGCATCGCGTCGAACGTTTGCAGCACATCGTGAATTGGTTCGACATTTATTTGCAGGATAAACCGCTCAAGCTTTACGAAGTAGAATAG